A single region of the Cucumis melo cultivar AY chromosome 3, USDA_Cmelo_AY_1.0, whole genome shotgun sequence genome encodes:
- the LOC103504097 gene encoding pentatricopeptide repeat-containing protein At1g77360, mitochondrial, with protein MFPRFRYSSCIEKYRRLHKHALCRLFARLYNSGEQTVTVSDSIKSMCKTMMTCHSLALETALDQTGIRISPEIAEAVLKRFENAGMLAYRFFEWASKQRNYVHSVRAYHSMIESLAKIRQYQMVWDLVNAMRNKEILNVETFCIIMKKYARAQKVEEAVYTFNVMEKYNMKRNVAAFNGLLSALCKSKNVRKAQEIFDNMKDQFVPESKTYSILIEGWGRAPNLPKAREIYREMIGSGCIPDEVTYCIMVDVLCKAGRVDEAVEIVKEMDNNNCGPSSFVYSVLVHTYGVENRIEDAVSTFLEMERNGVVADVAAYNALISAFCKANKIKNVYRVLKDMDLKGVNPNSRTCNIIINSLIGRGETDEAFKIFRRMVKVCEPDIDSYTMIIKMFCAKKELDMALKIWKYMKKKQFVPSMHTFSVLINGLCQIGNATQACVLLEEMIEKGIRPSGATFGRLRHLLIKKGRKDVLKFLQEKMNLLVKEPLCD; from the coding sequence ATGTTTCCGCGTTTTCGTTATAGTagttgtattgaaaaatacaggCGGTTACATAAACATGCACTATGTAGATTGTTTGCAAGGCTGTACAATTCTGGTGAACAAACTGTTACAGTGTCAGATTCAATCAAAAGTATGTGTAAAACCATGATGACATGCCATTCGTTGGCGCTTGAGACTGCCCTTGACCAAACTGGGATTAGGATTTCACCTGAGATAGCTGAGGCTGTCCTTAAAAGATTTGAGAATGCTGGCATGTTAGCTTATAGGTTCTTTGAATGGGCTTCCAAACAGCGAAACTACGTCCACAGTGTGAGGGCTTACCACTCTATGATTGAGTCTTTAGCTAAGATAAGGCAGTACCAGATGGTGTGGGATTTGGTGAATGCTATGAGGAATAAGGAGATTTTAAATGTTGAGACCTTTTGTATTATTATGAAAAAGTATGCTAGAGCTCAGAAAGTAGAGGAAGCTGTTTATACTTTCAATGTCATGgaaaaatataatatgaaacGAAATGTAGCTGCATTTAATGGATTGCTGTCTGCGCTGTGTAAATCCAAAAATGTGAGGAAGGCTCAGGAAATTTTTGATAATATGAAGGACCAATTTGTTCCTGAATCAAAAACTTACAGCATACTCATTGAAGGATGGGGTAGGGCTCCGAATCTTCCAAAGGCAAGGGAGATTTATAGAGAAATGATTGGTAGCGGCTGCATACCGGATGAAGTGACATACTGCATTATGGTCGATGTTCTTTGTAAGGCCGGAAGAGTCGACGAAGCAGTTGAGATTGTAAAAGAAATGGATAATAATAATTGCGGACCATCATCGTTTGTCTATAGTGTTTTGGTACATACGTATGGTGTAGAAAACCGGATTGAAGATGCAGTCTCTACATTCCTGGAGATGGAAAGAAATGGAGTTGTGGCCGATGTGGCTGCATATAATGCTTTAATCAGTGCTTTTTGTAAAGCAAACAAGATTAAGAATGTCTATAGGGTGTTGAAGGACATGGACTTAAAGGGTGTTAACCCCAATTCAAGGACTTGCAACATCATTATAAATAGCTTAATAGGCCGTGGTGAGACAGATGAGGCATTTAAGATCTTTCGTAGAATGGTCAAAGTGTGTGAACCAGACATAGACTCCTATACCATGATCATAAAAATGTTTTGTGCGAAGAAGGAACTTGATATGGCTCTTAAAATCTGGAAGTATATGAAGAAGAAGCAGTTTGTTCCGAGCATGCATACATTCTCTGTTCTTATTAATGGACTGTGTCAGATAGGCAATGCTACACAAGCTTGTGTGCTGTTGGAAGAGATGATAGAGAAGGGAATTCGACCTTCTGGTGCCACATTCGGAAGGTTGAGACATTTATTAATTAAGAAAGGCAGAAAAGATGTTCTAAAATTTCTGCAGGAGAAAATGAATTTACTAGTCAAGGAACCATTATGTGATTGA